In a genomic window of Tissierella sp. Yu-01:
- the pepF gene encoding oligoendopeptidase F, with product MSSKEVLERKDISEELKWDLESMYIDQEAWNKDYERAVELAKKFENHKGNIVNSSDNLYNALKDRDELYRLVEHIYSYTHLKLDEDTRLGSSQELADKGMSLIIDVEDKTSFFVPEILTIDNDTIAKYLFEKEELKLYKQYLEDLFRQKDHILSAREESIIAQFGEVASAPEKIFSMLNDADLTFPTIKDENGNDVEITSGNFIPLMESNNREVRKNAFKELYKTYYSFRNTFAAALSGDLKNNVFNAKLRNFKNSREASLSANNIPLGVYDNLIKAIHNNLDTMYKYMDIRKRVLKLDELHMYDLYVPIVQAVDFSIPYDEGVELIKKALAPLKNEYLTAMNEGFNSRWIDIKENRGKRSGAYSGGSYDSKPYILLNYHDTLDNVFTVAHEMGHSMHSYFTRRSQPFVYGDYSIFVAEVASTANEALLLDYMLKNVRDKNEKLYLLNHYLESFRTTVFRQTMFAEFEQIIHEHIENGGALTADYLCETYKKLNQLYYGPNIIVDEEIAIEWARIPHFYYNYYVFQYATGFSAAVALSEKILKEGDTAVDSYLNFLKSGSSDYPINVLRKAGVDMTTEEPVNYAMGIFKRLVDEFDELIQA from the coding sequence ATGTCGTCAAAAGAAGTACTTGAAAGAAAAGATATTTCGGAAGAATTGAAATGGGACTTGGAATCAATGTATATTGATCAGGAAGCGTGGAATAAGGATTATGAACGTGCAGTAGAACTAGCGAAGAAGTTTGAAAACCATAAAGGTAATATAGTAAATAGCAGTGACAATCTATATAATGCATTAAAGGATAGGGATGAACTATATAGATTGGTAGAACATATATATTCTTATACTCATTTAAAGCTAGATGAAGATACAAGACTTGGAAGCTCTCAAGAATTAGCTGATAAAGGAATGAGCTTAATTATTGATGTAGAGGATAAGACTTCTTTCTTTGTACCAGAGATACTAACAATAGATAATGATACAATTGCTAAATACTTATTTGAGAAAGAAGAATTAAAGCTATATAAACAGTATCTAGAGGATTTATTTAGACAAAAAGATCACATACTTTCTGCTAGAGAAGAATCAATAATTGCACAATTTGGAGAAGTTGCTAGTGCTCCGGAAAAGATTTTTTCTATGTTAAATGATGCAGATCTTACATTTCCTACTATTAAAGATGAAAATGGCAATGATGTAGAGATAACATCTGGTAATTTTATTCCTTTAATGGAATCAAATAATAGGGAAGTAAGAAAAAATGCCTTTAAGGAATTGTACAAGACATACTATAGCTTCAGAAATACATTTGCTGCTGCATTAAGCGGAGACTTGAAAAATAATGTTTTTAATGCAAAGCTTCGAAATTTTAAGAATAGTAGAGAAGCTTCTCTAAGTGCAAACAATATTCCTCTAGGCGTATATGATAATCTTATAAAGGCTATTCATAATAATCTTGATACTATGTACAAATATATGGATATAAGAAAAAGAGTGCTAAAATTAGATGAACTTCATATGTATGACCTTTATGTACCTATAGTTCAAGCTGTTGATTTTTCAATACCTTATGATGAAGGTGTGGAGTTAATTAAGAAAGCTTTAGCACCATTAAAGAATGAATACCTTACTGCAATGAATGAAGGATTTAATTCAAGATGGATTGATATTAAAGAAAATAGGGGTAAACGCTCAGGAGCATATTCAGGTGGTTCCTATGATTCAAAGCCATATATTCTCTTAAACTATCATGATACTCTAGATAATGTGTTCACAGTTGCACATGAAATGGGTCATTCAATGCATAGCTATTTTACGAGGAGAAGTCAACCATTTGTATATGGAGATTATAGTATTTTTGTAGCAGAAGTAGCATCAACTGCCAATGAAGCATTGTTATTAGACTACATGTTAAAGAATGTTAGGGACAAAAATGAAAAGTTATATCTACTTAACCACTATCTAGAGTCCTTTAGAACAACAGTGTTTAGGCAAACGATGTTTGCTGAATTTGAACAGATAATTCATGAACATATAGAAAATGGAGGAGCATTAACTGCAGATTATCTATGTGAAACCTATAAGAAGTTAAATCAGTTGTACTACGGTCCTAACATAATTGTTGATGAAGAAATTGCAATAGAATGGGCGAGAATTCCACACTTTTATTACAATTATTACGTATTCCAATATGCAACTGGATTTTCTGCAGCAGTAGCATTATCAGAAAAGATTCTAAAGGAAGGTGATACAGCTGTAGATAGCTATTTGAACTTTCTAAAGAGTGGTAGCTCTGATTATCCAATTAATGTTTTAAGAAAAGCAGGAGTTGATATGACAACAGAAGAGCCTGTTAATTATGCAATGGGGATATTTAAGCGATTAGTAGATGAGTTTGATGAATTAATACAGGCATAA
- a CDS encoding NAD(+)/NADH kinase: MNNNKRLINIISNRNYESRKTKLRLMEELEKYGFTCTEDYNKNAELNICIGGDGAFLRSIHRNKFPSIPFVGINTGHLGFFQEIAPDNIDDFVKRYSNKEYDIEEIFLLNAEVCTKKKCFTLTAINEFVIKGIKSKVVHLTMYIDGNHLQKFSGDGIIISTPAGSTAYNFSSGGSIVYPSIKCLQITPLSPISSKAFRSLPTSTIVPGDLSISVKPEFRYENSILVVNDGMEFRYDDIIDITLKMSNKKVFKLNFSKNSYWENLKNKFL; this comes from the coding sequence TTGAATAATAATAAACGATTGATAAATATTATTTCAAATAGAAATTATGAATCTAGGAAAACTAAGCTCAGACTTATGGAAGAACTTGAAAAATATGGATTTACTTGTACAGAAGATTACAATAAAAATGCCGAATTAAATATATGTATTGGAGGCGATGGTGCTTTCTTAAGATCAATACATAGGAACAAGTTTCCTTCGATTCCATTTGTCGGTATTAATACTGGCCATCTTGGATTCTTTCAGGAAATAGCTCCAGACAATATTGATGATTTTGTAAAAAGATATAGCAATAAAGAATATGATATTGAGGAAATATTTCTTTTAAACGCAGAAGTATGTACAAAGAAGAAGTGTTTTACTTTAACAGCAATTAATGAATTCGTTATTAAAGGCATAAAATCTAAGGTCGTCCATTTAACAATGTATATTGATGGTAATCACCTACAAAAGTTTAGTGGTGATGGAATTATTATATCGACTCCCGCAGGAAGTACAGCATATAATTTTTCAAGCGGCGGAAGTATAGTATATCCTTCGATTAAATGTCTACAGATTACTCCCTTATCTCCTATAAGTTCTAAGGCATTTAGATCTCTACCTACAAGCACAATAGTTCCAGGAGATTTATCTATTTCTGTAAAACCGGAATTTAGATATGAGAATTCAATCCTTGTTGTAAATGATGGTATGGAATTTAGATATGACGATATAATTGACATTACATTAAAGATGTCAAATAAAAAAGTTTTTAAATTGAATTTTAGTAAAAACTCTTATTGGGAGAATTTAAAGAACAAATTCCTATAA